A genomic window from Plutella xylostella chromosome 23, ilPluXylo3.1, whole genome shotgun sequence includes:
- the LOC105386978 gene encoding organic cation transporter protein isoform X2: protein MGEVNKQTFADFLRKYFKMGLFKIIPNQELSGSRERKAPARPADQDLVSAAIGDYGRWQLLITFLISLFSFPCTFHMYMSNFTVAKSDYWCARPNNLSSVPVSIWKQYSQPNGPCTIRQLPDGITAEAIFNNTAPVLDTFMKCTNWEFDKSEISSTIISEWLLVCERQGLTNLAEAMFLLGVGLGGVIGGWVSDKFGRKRILMFMVLAQTTLALLSLMVRSYFQYVVLRLFVGFVSVSVVYAAFVLAVEIVGGKWVTIAGVCNFFPLPLAYIIVSLVSLLLPDWRNLTLALSIPGCSLLILWFVIPESPRWLLSMGRIKETKVILQRAANFNGRALPSDIDKQLELKKAEILGQNENPGIVMLFKPPLRKRTFCLAVAWFAMTIGYYGLVLNIGNFDIWNVHSTSIILAVVEVPAIALSIPVLLKAGRRIPIFITMVVCGLACLATEVFAIAYKEKWVMIGCLMVGKFAIAMTNMMLPIFTAELYPTVVRNLGVGGSQVSAGMALIIIPYLWNLTAFSAHLPMVTMAVLIALGGGVVLLLPDTVDHTAGGDVIADKTTTDNTVVPNGTFVIADSRSP from the exons ATGGGcgaagtaaataaacaaacttttgCGGACTTTTTAAGAAAATACTTCAAAATGGGCTTGTtcaaaa TAATCCCAAACCAAGAGTTGAGCGGCAGCCGCGAGCGCAAGGCGCCGGCGCGGCCCGCGGACCAGGACTTGGTGTCGGCGGCCATCGGGGACTACGGGAGATGGCAGCTGCTGATCACCTTCCTCATATCGCTGTTCTCCTTCCCGTGCACCTTCCACATGTATATGAGCAATTTCACG GTAGCAAAATCGGATTACTGGTGCGCCCGTCCCAACAACCTCTCCTCAGTACCAGTCAGCATATGGAAACAATACTCCCAGCCGAACGGCCCATGCACCATACGCCAGCTCCCAGACGGCATAACCGCAGAAGCTATCTTCAACAACACTGCCCCTGTGTTAGACACGTTTATGAAGTGCACTAATTGGGAGTTCGATAAGTCTGAGATCTCGTCCACAATAATATCGGAGTGGCTGCTGGTGTGCGAGCGGCAGGGGCTCACGAACCTGGCCGAGGCCATGTTCCTGTTAGGTGTGGGCCTCGGAGGCGTCATCGGGGGATGGGTCTCGGATAA ATTCGGCCGCAAACGCATCCTAATGTTCATGGTGCTGGCGCAGACGACACTCGCCCTCCTCTCGCTGATGGTTCGCTCGTACTTCCAGTACGTAGTGCTCCGTCTGTTCGTCGGCTTCGTGTCAGTATCCGTAGTCTACGCCGCCTTTGTTCTGGCCGTGGAGATCGTGGGCGGGAAGTGGGTGACCATAGCCGGCGTGTGCAACTTCTTCCCTCTCCCTCTCGCCTACATCATCGTGTCGCTCGTCTCGCTCTTGCTGCCCGACTGGAGAAACCTCACGCTGGCGCTGTCGATTCCTGGGTGCAGCTTGCTGATATTATG GTTCGTGATACCAGAGTCTCCTCGCTGGCTCCTAAGCATGGGCAGGATAAAAGAAACCAAAGTGATCCTGCAGAGAGCAGCAAACTTCAACGGTCGAGCTCTTCCCAGCGACATCGACAAACAGCTCGAGTTGAAAAAAGCCGAAATTCTTGGTCAGAATGAGAATCCAGGAATCGTAATGCTCTTCAAGCCGCCCTTACGGAAGAGGACGTTTTGTTTGGCGGTCGCTTGGTTCGCAATGACGATTGGATACTACGGCCTGGTACTAAACATTGGGAACTTCGACATCTGGAACGTCCACTCCACGTCGATAATCCTAGCCGTGGTTGAAGTGCCAGCGATTGCGTTGAGCATCCCAGTTCTCCTAAAAGCTGGGAGAAGAATCCCGATATTCATCACGATGGTGGTGTGTGGGCTGGCGTGTCTGGCGACGGAGGTCTTCGCCATCGCCTACAAGGAGAAATGGGTGATGATTGGTTGCTTGATGGTGGGGAAGTTCGCCATCGCTATGACCAACATGATGCTGCCTATATTCACGGCGGAGCTGTACCCGACAGTGGTCCGGAACCTGGGCGTCGGCGGGAGCCAAGTGTCAGCGGGGATGGCCTTGATTATTATACCGTATCTTTGGAATTTG ACGGCGTTCAGCGCGCACCTGCCCATGGTGACGATGGCGGTGCTGATCGCGCTGGGCGGCGGCGTGGTGCTGCTGCTGCCCGACACCGTGGACCACACAGCCGGCGGTGACGTCATCGCCGACAAGAC gaCTACCGATAACACCGTGGTTCCAAACGGAACGTTCGTCATAGCCGACTCAAGAAGCCCGTAG
- the LOC105386978 gene encoding organic cation transporter protein isoform X1, with amino-acid sequence MGSEELSPQPAELQELLLDHRARHTIIPNQELSGSRERKAPARPADQDLVSAAIGDYGRWQLLITFLISLFSFPCTFHMYMSNFTVAKSDYWCARPNNLSSVPVSIWKQYSQPNGPCTIRQLPDGITAEAIFNNTAPVLDTFMKCTNWEFDKSEISSTIISEWLLVCERQGLTNLAEAMFLLGVGLGGVIGGWVSDKFGRKRILMFMVLAQTTLALLSLMVRSYFQYVVLRLFVGFVSVSVVYAAFVLAVEIVGGKWVTIAGVCNFFPLPLAYIIVSLVSLLLPDWRNLTLALSIPGCSLLILWFVIPESPRWLLSMGRIKETKVILQRAANFNGRALPSDIDKQLELKKAEILGQNENPGIVMLFKPPLRKRTFCLAVAWFAMTIGYYGLVLNIGNFDIWNVHSTSIILAVVEVPAIALSIPVLLKAGRRIPIFITMVVCGLACLATEVFAIAYKEKWVMIGCLMVGKFAIAMTNMMLPIFTAELYPTVVRNLGVGGSQVSAGMALIIIPYLWNLTAFSAHLPMVTMAVLIALGGGVVLLLPDTVDHTAGGDVIADKTTTDNTVVPNGTFVIADSRSP; translated from the exons TAATCCCAAACCAAGAGTTGAGCGGCAGCCGCGAGCGCAAGGCGCCGGCGCGGCCCGCGGACCAGGACTTGGTGTCGGCGGCCATCGGGGACTACGGGAGATGGCAGCTGCTGATCACCTTCCTCATATCGCTGTTCTCCTTCCCGTGCACCTTCCACATGTATATGAGCAATTTCACG GTAGCAAAATCGGATTACTGGTGCGCCCGTCCCAACAACCTCTCCTCAGTACCAGTCAGCATATGGAAACAATACTCCCAGCCGAACGGCCCATGCACCATACGCCAGCTCCCAGACGGCATAACCGCAGAAGCTATCTTCAACAACACTGCCCCTGTGTTAGACACGTTTATGAAGTGCACTAATTGGGAGTTCGATAAGTCTGAGATCTCGTCCACAATAATATCGGAGTGGCTGCTGGTGTGCGAGCGGCAGGGGCTCACGAACCTGGCCGAGGCCATGTTCCTGTTAGGTGTGGGCCTCGGAGGCGTCATCGGGGGATGGGTCTCGGATAA ATTCGGCCGCAAACGCATCCTAATGTTCATGGTGCTGGCGCAGACGACACTCGCCCTCCTCTCGCTGATGGTTCGCTCGTACTTCCAGTACGTAGTGCTCCGTCTGTTCGTCGGCTTCGTGTCAGTATCCGTAGTCTACGCCGCCTTTGTTCTGGCCGTGGAGATCGTGGGCGGGAAGTGGGTGACCATAGCCGGCGTGTGCAACTTCTTCCCTCTCCCTCTCGCCTACATCATCGTGTCGCTCGTCTCGCTCTTGCTGCCCGACTGGAGAAACCTCACGCTGGCGCTGTCGATTCCTGGGTGCAGCTTGCTGATATTATG GTTCGTGATACCAGAGTCTCCTCGCTGGCTCCTAAGCATGGGCAGGATAAAAGAAACCAAAGTGATCCTGCAGAGAGCAGCAAACTTCAACGGTCGAGCTCTTCCCAGCGACATCGACAAACAGCTCGAGTTGAAAAAAGCCGAAATTCTTGGTCAGAATGAGAATCCAGGAATCGTAATGCTCTTCAAGCCGCCCTTACGGAAGAGGACGTTTTGTTTGGCGGTCGCTTGGTTCGCAATGACGATTGGATACTACGGCCTGGTACTAAACATTGGGAACTTCGACATCTGGAACGTCCACTCCACGTCGATAATCCTAGCCGTGGTTGAAGTGCCAGCGATTGCGTTGAGCATCCCAGTTCTCCTAAAAGCTGGGAGAAGAATCCCGATATTCATCACGATGGTGGTGTGTGGGCTGGCGTGTCTGGCGACGGAGGTCTTCGCCATCGCCTACAAGGAGAAATGGGTGATGATTGGTTGCTTGATGGTGGGGAAGTTCGCCATCGCTATGACCAACATGATGCTGCCTATATTCACGGCGGAGCTGTACCCGACAGTGGTCCGGAACCTGGGCGTCGGCGGGAGCCAAGTGTCAGCGGGGATGGCCTTGATTATTATACCGTATCTTTGGAATTTG ACGGCGTTCAGCGCGCACCTGCCCATGGTGACGATGGCGGTGCTGATCGCGCTGGGCGGCGGCGTGGTGCTGCTGCTGCCCGACACCGTGGACCACACAGCCGGCGGTGACGTCATCGCCGACAAGAC gaCTACCGATAACACCGTGGTTCCAAACGGAACGTTCGTCATAGCCGACTCAAGAAGCCCGTAG